A genomic region of Ictalurus furcatus strain D&B chromosome 29, Billie_1.0, whole genome shotgun sequence contains the following coding sequences:
- the ncapd3 gene encoding condensin-2 complex subunit D3: protein MELMRAIQLLKLNAVSTAWVDAVWECEFTDAEPLDPAVEEEIKEDVNAFKKVYEQLLPFSTADADDNTQSVWKVLGENGVSVKSLVAVLACFVLGAKTKSSSVEQRRHSLQAASLYLLLLTVPGSVANKVFHQILFDTCLDVVLKCWPQSSGKKRKKGTLKSSQGEAKSGKRPKPPKKVSQEMEIDEEEEEEDDDEEEEVYFSAQDLLGMREDVAGLVRTLLKLLEKFSLRDKPQSADSCMRLFTELTNFEPVVGELSFAQKRDVDKLQSLPELAYHGLWLLCSSNHGEGNECRRRVFHRLLYVILMMRKERAKPCLLAPSQAVCNARDQAVRFIGHIVDEHKEDTLPLLRILVQHICHQMVEKAEYRASGAQAVGKLVTKMPCEHYATFVKWLYNYSLNTRVAFRMFALDVAMVLLAQEEREADEALEPDLAVYLSHRFLVRSVVYGRRSDVSPTVRAHSMHCLAQCLELPCHNTPKWIHELFSSSSTTGSQTMMETGRSEQTLKRSEMAQKTALTFRTIELTKHKSLEAAGHRSTDDGMSHDATAIEYQETLALFKQRVSDPKTNVRKCALETIMSLLKHSVITCSPENLAVLSECCRDPAVSVKKKAMQCLMDLLTALPDSAEVQEAWLRGVVPAVMDSESSVQEKALECLNDKIVTCIRCHSSYRHDDVSQRVAWDLLRLMCDKCQDLRRYFSKAFSVWSRQEKFSATLVKSLIWHTEREQAAAAWLLLAKVAGCCTKLNLGTVLEAWNRTVGSPVIDVATTCHILTVLGHTAASLNDDTKSRIVDDLIAWLKGFSLPLEVISASVDTLFSLGQSDNVKDTMSFLNQFCGELVSVCEEYLSTVLLNEGGAENLNEDLLVKHLYTLGMVSLHCPAKVQKRVFLLVQSILTTSEHPVVGEGAELPVSQPLSQFKPSSMPTVVRAHAVLTLGKLCLQHEELMVRYIPAFARELEVGTELAVRSNVVVVLCDLCVRYPNTLTRYINNISACLRDTEPLIREQSLIMLTNLLQEEFVKWRGSLFFRFAAVLVDPDPSIADLCEYCLVDLLLKKNPLMFSQHFIECIFHFNAYEKHKKYNRFSQTQSEKSRFSMKGQMNLGKRFRIYRFLLKHFTDEQRFNITTRISQDVLACFVDSELPLDSEGAELLADVFDVLSLKEIKLTAMSGPSSSDDAPEDEMAAAKAVLQKKLISQVQKKNFVENVIPMVIALKNMLEEKRLPVLKHLMAFLQVTMQDYRSEVKELFAADEQLAAEVEYNLKMFEKQKEQKLEQQLSSFTLSPRTKGSAAVSPAPGVRATPLPLQSAQRPSNTLKSADTLRRRTFAGILTPVGQRPSRSVMSSGRAKGVFDGRAISTPQESINEVTFGEQLSAICIDGAGGKSSENVLHLISPDHEAPAPRQWNVESPVVRKTQRRRRQL from the exons ATGGAGTTGATGCGCGCGATACAGCTGTTGAAGTTAAACGCTGTATCCACCG CTTGGGTGGACGCGGTGTGGGAGTGTGAGTTCACGGACGCCGAGCCCCTCGACCCCGCCGTCgaagaggaaataaaagaagACGTTAACGCGTTTAAGAAAGTGTACGAGCAGTTACTGCCGTTCTCCACCGCAGACGCCGACGACAACACTCAG AGCGTGTGGAAGGTGTTGGGAGAAAACGGCGTGTCGGTGAAGTCTCTGGTGGCCGTGCTGGCGTGCTTCGTCCTCGGCGCCAAAACCAAATCGTCCAGCGTGGAGCAGAGACGCCACAGTCTGCAGGCTGCGTCGCTCTACCTGCTGCTGCTCACCGTCCCGG gcAGTGTTGCCAACAAAGTGTTCCATCAGATCCTGTTCGACACGTGCCTGGACGTGGTGCTGAAATGCTGGCCGCAGAGCTCGGGGAAGAAACGCAAGAAAGGCACGCTGAAGAGCTCGCAGGGTGAAGCCAAGAGCGGGAAACGGCCCAAACCCCCGAAGAAAGTCTCGCAGGAG ATGGAGattgatgaggaggaggaggaggaagacgatgacgaggaggaggaggtgtatTTCTCAGCCCAGGATCTGTTGGGAATGCGTGAGGACGTGGCCGGACTCGTGCGAACGCTGCTCAAGCTGCTGGAGAAGTTTTCGCTCCGGGACAAACCGCAGAGCGCCGATAGCTGCATGCGG TTGTTCACCGAACTCACCAACTTCGAGCCGGTCGTCGGAGAGCTGTCCTTCGCTCAGAAACG CGACGTGGACAAACTGCAGAGCCTCCCCGAGCTCGCCTATCACGGCCTCTGGCTGCTCTGCTCCTCCAATCACGGTGAAGGAAATGAG TGTCGCCGGCGTGTCTTCCACCGCCTGCTGTACGTCATCCTGATGATGAGGAAGGAGAGAGCGAAGCCGTGTCTGCTCGCCCCATCACAGGCCGTCTGCAACGCCAGAGACCAGGCCGTCCGCTTCATCGG ccATATTGTGGACGAGCACAAGGAGGACACATTGCCGCTGCTTAGGATCCTCGTACAGCACATCTGTCACCAG atggTGGAGAAGGCAGAATACCGCGCTAGCGGAGCTCAAGCTGTCGGGAAGCTGGTGACTAAGATGCCGTGTGAACATTATGCCACTTTTGTCAAGTGGCTTTATAACTATTCTCTAAATACCAGG GTGGCGTTCCGCATGTTTGCTCTGGACGTGGCCATGGTGCTGCTGGCGCAGGAGGAACGGGAGGCAGACGAGGCGCTGGAACCTGATCTGGCCGTGTACCTCTCGCACCGTTTCCTGGTGCGCAGCGTGGTGTACGGCCGCCGCTCCGACGTCTCGCCCACGGTCCGAGCGCACTCCATGCACTGCCTCGCCCAGTGCTTAGAGCTGCCCTGCCACAACACCCCCAAGTGGATTCACGAgctcttctcttcctcctccacga CTGGTTCACAGACCATGATGGAGACCGGACGCTCTGAGC agACTCTAAAGAGATCAGAGATGGCTCAAAAAACGGCCTTGACCTTCCGTACCATCGAGCTGACCAAGCACAAGAGCCTGGAAGCTGCCGGACACCGCAGCACCGACGATGGCATGAGCCACGACGCTACCGCCATCGAGT ATCAGGAAACCTTGGCTCTGTTTAAACAGCGTGTGAGTGACCCCAAGACCAACGTCAGGAAATGCGCCCTcgag actatAATGAGCCTGCTGAAGCACAGCGTGATCACGTGTAGTCCGGAGAATCTGGCCGTTCTCTCCGAGTGCTGTCGGGACCCGGCCGTGTCCGTGAAGAAGAAAGCCATGCAGTGTCTTATGGATCTCCTCACT GCACTACCTGACAGCGCAGAGGTGCAGGAGGCGTGGCTGAGGGGCGTGGTCCCTGCAGTGATGGACTCTGAGAGCTCTGTACAGGAGAAAGCTCTTGAGTGCCTCAACGACAAAATTGTCACTTGCATCAGATGTCACAGCAGCTATCGCCATGACGACGTCTCCCAGAGAGTGGCCTGGGACCTGCTGAGACTGATGTGTGATAAGTGTCAGGACCTCAG GCGATATTTCAGTAAGGCGTTCAGTGTGTGGTCGAGGCAGGAGAAGTTTTCTGCCACGCTGGTGAAAAGTCTGATCTGGCACACGGAGCGTGAGCAGGCGGCGGCCGCGTGGCTCCTGCTGGCCAAAGTGGCCGGCTGCTGCACTAAGCTCAACTTGGGCACTGTTCTGGAGGCCTGGAATCGCACAGTCGG GTCCCCCGTAATCGACGTGGCTACAACCTGCCACATTCTGACTGTCCTTGGTCACACTGCGGCGAGTCTCAATGATGATACCAAAAGCAGGATCGTTG atGATCTGATTGCATGGCTGAAGGGCTTCAGTCTACCCCTGGAGGTGATCAGCGCCAGCGTGGACACTCTGTTCAGTCTCGGCCAATCCGACAACGTCAAGGACACCATG agcTTCCTGAACCAGTTCTGTGGAGAGCTGGTCTCTGTATGTGAGGAGTACCTCTCCACCGTCCTTTTAAACGAGGGCGGAGCAGAGAATCTAAATGAGGATCTGCTG gTGAAGCACTTATACACTCTGGGCATGGTCTCTCTACACTGCCCTGCCAAAGTGCAGAAGAGAGTCTTCCTCCTCGTTCAGTCCATTCTAACCACATCTGAGCATCCTG TGGTTGGAGAGGGTGCGGAGTTGCCAGTCAGTCAACCTCTCTCTCAATTCAAGCCTTCCTCGATGCCGACAGTGGTACGAGCTCATGCAGTCCTCACGCTAG GGAAGCTTTGCCTGCAGCACGAGGAGCTGATGGTGCGCTACATTCCTGCGTTTGCGCGCGAGCTGGAGGTGGGCACGGAGTTAGCTGTGCGCAGTAACGTGGTGGTGGTCCTGTGCGATCTGTGCGTGCGCTACCCGAACACGCTGACCCGGTACATCAACAACATCTCAGCCTGCCTCAGAGACACCGAGCCGCTCATCAGAGAGCAGAGCCTCATCATGCTCACCAACCTGCTGCAGGAGGAGTTTGTCAAATGGAGAGGTTCTCTGTTCTTCCGATTCGCTGCCGTCCTGGTGGACCCAGATCCCTCCATTGCAGA TCTCTGTGAGTACTGCCTGGTGGACCTGCTGCTGAAGAAGAACCCGCTAATGTTCTCTCAGCACTTCATCGAGTGCATCTTCCACTTCAACGCCTACGAGAAGCACAAGAAATACAACAGATTCTCACAGACACAGAG tGAGAAGAGCAGGTTTTCTATGAAGGGGCAGATGAACCTGGGCAAACGTTTCAGGATCTACAGATTCCTCCTGAAACACTTCACAGATGAGCAGCGCTTTAATATTACGACCAGAATCAGCCAGGACgtactgg CGTGTTTCGTGGACTCGGAGCTGCCTTTAGATTCGGAGGGCGCTGAGCTGCTGGCTGACGTGTTCGATGTTCTTTCACTGAAGGAGATCAAGCTGACTGCCATGAGCGGCCCTTCATCCAGCGACGATGCTCCGGAGGACGAGATGGCTGCCGCTAAAGCCGTGCTGCAGAAAAAGCTCATCTCTCAG GTGCAGAAAAAGAACTTTGTGGAGAACGTAATCCCCATGGTCATCGCCCTGAAGAACATGCTCGAGGAGAAGCGCTTGCCCGTGCTCAAACACCTCATGGCGTTCCTGCAG gtgacCATGCAGGACTACCGCTCTGAGGTGAAGGAGCTCTTTGCAGCAGATGAGCAGCTGGCTGCAGAAGTTGAGTACAACCTGAAGATGTTTGAGAAACAAAAAGAGCAGAAGCTGGAGCAGCAGCTTAGCAGTTTCACATTGTCACCCAGAACTAAA GGTAGCGCCGCTGTATCTCCAGCCCCAGGCGTCAGAGCCACACCTCTGCCACTTCAGTCTGCCCAGAGACCCTCAAACACCCTGAAATCTGCAGACACACTCAG
- the primpol gene encoding DNA-directed primase/polymerase protein produces the protein MTRGKWQDRVKAVEQRALSYQSAPISCPYKARLSRPWQPSSIWRLFPRQSDAITFSQHCRQDVHVFALEKESTEAGHRIYLVTSYSELWHYYSSHRQSLMHCYEVIPEGAVCKLYFDLEFDVASNTHLDGTRMVASLIQYVCVKLEEVYGLQCSTKDVLNLDSSTAEKFSRHLIFLLPDCAFKDNRHVGNFIHHILKPALKYLHKSSENPPEDVDDDSEGPQSKRTKRDEEDLDFLMVKRKDGQKQLFVDLGVYTKNRNFRLYKSSKLGKNAAFSVAQDNEFVPKSNQHTTEEERIFLASLINNVSFTSQRILTYDAPEKTSNESRCSARPRDPHGAELVGEHQASPYKELDDFVLKLVKRDGVEGNIRRWTYFVSEQLLVYDVGKFRWCANVGRFHKSNNIMIIVDLKEEVWYQRCHDPECRRQNYRSSSYALPQEVCMSYMLKEDEDDQQFLMDELGNIELGPGCVASGEGGETDRSASRPQTENAQECWDDDDDDDDDDDASYLEALDEVERVMKEKEEIPDELMIQALTECETTLV, from the exons ATGACGAGGGGAAAGTGGCAGGACCGAGTGAAGGCGGTGGAGCAGAGGGCTCTATCCTACCAATCCGCCCCCATCAGCTGCCCGTATAAAGCTCGTCTGTCCCGGCCGTGGCAGCCGTCCTCTATATGGAGGCTGTTCCCTCGCCAGAGCGACGCCATCACCTTCAGCCAGCACTGCAGACAG GACGTGCACGTGTTTGCTTTGGAGAAAGAGAGCACAGAGGCAGGACACAGGATTTATTTAGTGACCAGCTACAGTGAGCTCTGGCACTACTACAG TTCGCACAGACAGTCGCTGATGCACTGTTATGAGGTGATTCCAGAGGGCGCTGTCTGCAAGCTCTACTTCGACCTGGAGTTCGATGTAGCCTCTAACACACACCTGGATGGCACAAGGATGGTGGCGTCATTGATTCAG tatgtgtgtgtgaagttggAGGAGGTGTACGGCCTGCAGTGCTCGACAAAAGATGTGCTGAATCTGGACTCCAGCACAGCCGAGAAGTTCAGCCGCCATCTCATCTTCCTGCTCCCCGACTGTGCGTTCAAGGACAACAGGCATGTTG GCAATTTCATCCATCACATACTCAAACCAGCGCTGAAATACCTCCATAAAAG CTCTGAGAACCCTCCGGAAGACGTCGACGATGACAGCGAGGGTCCTCAGTCGAAGAGAACAAAGCGTGACGAGGAAGACCTGGACTTTTTGATGGTGAAGAGGAAGGATGGACAAAAGCAGCTCTTTGTGGATCTCG GCGTGTACACCAAAAACCGAAACTTCCGCCTGTACAAGTCTTCCAAGCTGGGAAAGAACGCTGCCTTCTCCGTAGCGCAGGATAACGAGTTTGTTCCAAAGTCCAACCAGCACACTACGGAGGAGGAACGCATATTCCTAGCCTCTTTGATCAACAATGTGAG CTTTACGTCTCAGAGGATTCTGACGTACGACGCTCCGGAGAAGACTTCAAACGAATCCCGGTGTTCGGCTCGACCCAGAGACCCGCACGGCGCAG AGCTCGTAGGGGAACATCAGGCTTCGCCGTACAAGGAACTGGACGACTTTGTGCTGAAGCTGGTGAAGAGGGACGGCGTTGAAGGAA ACATTAGGCGCTGGACGTACTTCgtgtcggagcagctgctggtctacGACGTGGGGAAGTTCCGCTGGTGTGCTAACGTAGGTCGCTTCCACAAGAGCAACAACATCAT GATCATCGTAGATCTGAAAGAAGAGGTGTggtaccaaaggtgccatgatCCTGAGTGCAGGAGGCAGAACTACAGATCCTCTA GTTACGCACTACCACAGGAGGTGTGTATGAGCTACATGCTGAAGGAG GACGAGGACGATCAGCAGTTCCTCATGGACGAGCTGGGAAACATCGAGTTGGGTCCGGGCTGCGTCGCTTCAGGAGAGGGCGGGGAAACGGACCGATCCGCATCACGCCCCCAGACGGAGAACGCACAGGAGtgttgggatgatgatgatgatgatgatgatgatgatgatgcttcGTACCTGGAGGCGTTGGATGAAGTGGAGAGGGTCATGAAGGAAAAGGAGGAGATTCCTGACGAGCTCATGATCCAGGCGTTGACCGAGTGCGAGACTACACTCGTCTGA